Within Bifidobacterium dentium JCM 1195 = DSM 20436, the genomic segment GCGGTTTGTTTATTTAAGACAGCACCAATACCACGAGCAGAAGAATGCAAGCATGGTCAGCGTGACAGCGGAAGGGACTTGTATAAATTCAAGCAGAATTGCTTCTGCAAAAGGCATGCGAGATTCTCGAACCATCATCAAATAGGTAGGATAAGCATGAGTCTATCGCGAATGAATTGAGGCTTTATGAGAAGCAAGGAGAACGGCACTCTGAACGAGTCGGATTTGTTCGGTGACGCTAATTCCGATTTGATGAGCAACCTTAAGAAGATAACGGATTGGAAAAAGACTCATGGAAAAGGGAATGAAGGACCTTTCCTTGTGCTTTACGACTCGAAAATGCCAATAGACATCAAACAGGCAGTCAACAGGCTCAACGCCTTCACATACGACAATCTTCCTATGGACGAAATCGGATTTTCCACTGAGCTGTTCGAATCATTAGAAGACCTAGATGACTACATTCCCATCGAAGATGGCGATTCCGATGAAGATGAAGAACCAATCCAACTGGACAATTTTCCTTTAGCCCTATCTAGCGCAATTTGCGATCTTGATGAACGTGAATACAAAATATTCAACGAGCGTTTCCTCATGGAAGAACCACGCTCATTCAAAGCCATCGGAGGAGATCTGGGAATAACTAGGGAAAGAATCCGGCAAATAGAGAAAAACCTTCGAGACAGGATGCAACCCGTATTTGATGAGTTCTCCATTGATGAAAAGCTGTCCTCCTTGTTCACAAACGACAAAAAATTCATACGTTCATCGAGACTGGACACTGTTTTTCCCGAGTTTGAAAAGTATCTTCCAAATTCAACAACTCCTGTCAAATGGGTGTTACGTAACTATTGCAGGTTCACATATGAGGAAAAAGACGGTTGGCTGGCCACGCCATCGATTCTGGAAGCAAAACGATTGTTCAAAGACAAACTGGGCAGACAGGCAAGTCGGCATGGCGTCCTCAACAAGGATGTTCTGCCTGCTTTTGAAACATATGACAATGAGCTCGCCGACATTATCGACTGGGCCAAGTATTGCGGAATTACTTTCTACAAGGACCATTTAATTTTGTGTAGCAACATCGGAGAATATGCCGAAGCTGTTCTGGAGATAGAAAATCAACCTATGTCAACCGAGGAACTGCAAGCAATCGTGGATCCAAACACTAGCGCGAAAGGGTTTCGGCAAAAACTCTACAAGTCGCGTTCCGTCATACGGACTGATGTCAGAATGTGGGGTTTGCGCGACTGGGGTCTTGATGAATATAACAGCATCGAGCAAACGATCACCGATATGCTGAACGCTCATGATGGGTCGATGCAATATGACGCGCTAATCGATGAACTACTTGATAGATACTCCGTTTCTAAAAGCAGTTTATGGGCCAAACTGAACGAAGGACCTTTCTCCGTACGAGAGAATGTCGTGTCCTTGGGAAGACCTTCGGATGGCGCGAAGTCCTCTGTCGACCCATATTCCACCGCAAAGCTTTTCAGGCTAGACAAGGGATGGGCATTTAGATTCACCGTCACACAAAGACTTAAGGGTGGAAGCGGATTCTATGCGACTAAGGCAATAGCCAACATACTTCACATGAAATCTGGTGATGTCAAGCACCTTTCTTCCCCCATTGGACTTCAAAGAATCGCTTGGACAAGTAGCGTCATAACTATTGGAACAATCAGGCGATTCATTGTAGAGGGGGTAGTAAACGTAGGGCAGGAAGCATTCTGTCTCTTCAACGATGACGAATCATTCAGTATCATCCCCATGCGCGCTGTAGGCAAAAGCGATATACGCGGTGCCTTAGCGCTAGCCTGCCTGCCGGCGACAGACGACGTCGATCTTGCTCGTCATTATCTTGCTTCGGCAATAGGACTCCCTTCAAACGCCACATTCAGGGACCTTATCCAGAAATATAAGGAGCGCGGCGATTCGGACATCTCGCAGTGCTTAGCCACATATTCTGAATAGAATCAGGCGATTCAATCTCTTATTGACGAAGTCTCTGAACGTTGATTAGCTTCAGCGGTTTCAAGGGCACTTGCCCCGAAGAACGGATTGTTGAACATGCCATTAGCGTTCTAAATGCTACTGGCGCATTGAGGGCCACAGACATCTTCTCGGAGAAATCCACACAGCCCTTTATTAGGCGATTACTTGTAATCCATTAAACTAAGCTACGGATTTATAAGCCAATCGGAGGAGTCAGCCATGGCCGTCAGTGTCGATGAAGTTTTCGACCGCATCATCGAGGAGTCGGTGGACAAGCGCCAGCAGGGCACGAAATGGGAACGCGCCGTGCAATGGTTCCTCACCCAGGATCCGGCGTGGAAGGACCAGTTCGATCATGTGTGGATGTGGGATGACGCGCCCACGAATCCTGACAGGCAGGACACCGGCATCGACTTGGTCGCGCAGGACATGGACGGCGAGTATTGGGCCATCCAGGCGAAATGCTATTCGAACACGCTGTCGGACAAGGACGTGTCCACGTTCTTCATGGCGTCGATGGCCGACACCCGCTACAGGCATTTCATCATCGCGGACACAGCGCCCGCGGTGAGCCACAACCTCGAGACGTACATCACGGACCACAAGGACCGTGACATCACGCGCATCGACCTGGAATGGATCCGCAACGCGAACATCGACTGGAGCCCCTTCACCGGCGACGCTGCTGACACGCGCAAGGTGTTCGAACCGCGCGACTACCAGCGCGAGGCCATCGACGCGATCAAAACGGAGCTGAAGGATCATGACCGGGCGCTGGCAGTCATGGCGTGCGGCACCGGCAAGACTCTCACCTCGCTGCGTTTGTCGGAGGAACTGTGCCCGGGAGGCACTGTCCTGTTCCTCGCACCGTCCATCAGCCTCGTGTCCCAGACCATGCGCGGCTGGGTCGACCAGGTGCGCGGGCGGATCAACCCGTACGTCGTATGCTCTGACGGCAAGGCGTCCAAGCTCAAGAACGACGAGAGCTACGGCCAGCTTTCCGACATCCCGTATCCCGCCACCACGAACGCGGACACCATCGCCTCCCGCTTCCACAAGCGCGACGACGCGTTGAACGTGGTGTTCTCCACCTACCAGTCCATCGACGTGGTCGCTCGCGCCCAACAGCTCGGCCTGCCCGATTTCGACCTGATCGTATGCGACGAGGCGCACCGCACCACCGGCGTGGTCAACGGCGAGGGTGCGTTCCAGAAGGTCCACGACAACGATTTCATCCACGCCGCCAAACGCGTATATATGACCGCCACACCGCGCATCTACGACACGAGCGCGAAGAAGAAGGCCGACGTGATGGGAGCCGTCGCCATCGCCAGCATAGACGACGAGAAGACGTACGGTCGCCTGTGCTACACGCTCGGTTTCGGCAAGGCCGTGGAGAAGGGCATCCTGACCGACTACAAGATCGTGGTCATGAACGTCGGCGAGGACATGCTTCCCGCCACCATGCAGCAGCACCTCGATTCGGCCGTGGAAATCAAGATGGACGACCAGGCCAAGTTCATCGGCATCTGGAAGGCCCTGTTCGACCGCACCCACGCGAGCGGCCTCAAGGCCGTCGGCAGGCACGCGCAGGTCGACATGGGCGACGCGAAGCGACTGCTGCGCCACGCGATCGCGTTCGCGTCGAGCATCAAGGCGTCGAAACAGCTCAGCTCGGAGTTCCAGAACGTGATCAATGCGTACACCGTCGCATTGGGCGAGGAGAACAAGGAGGAGCGCGACGCGCTCATGGACGCGGCCGGCAACATCACGTTCGACGTGGACCACGTGGACGGCGGCATGGACGCCCTGACCCGCGCGGACAAGCTCGCCAGGCTCGCCGACGACGACGGCGCATGCCATATCCTGTCGAACGCACGCTGCCTGGCCGAGGGCATCGACGTGCCCGCATTGGACGCGATCATCTACCTGAGCAGCCGCAAGAGCCGCACCGACATCATCCAGTCCGTCGGACGCGTCATGCGCAAGGCCCCGGGCAAGGAATACGGCTACATCATCCTGCCGATCTTCGTGCCCAAGGGCACCGGACCCCGCCGTGTCGTTGGCGAGCAGTCCGGAATACCAGGTCGTCTGGCAGGTCGTCAACGCGCTGCGCGGCCACGACGAACGCCTCGAGGCGAAGATCAACGCCGCCGCCCTGGGAGACACCGACGCGCTGAGCCATATCGTCGAGGTCGAGATCCTCGACGACAGCCGCGTCAACGAGCGCAGGAAGAAGACGCGCAAGCCGCATATCGGCGACGGCGAGGCCCCCACGGATTCCGGTTCCGGTGACGGGCCGGACGATGGCGACGAGGAAGCCACGCAGGGCGAGCTGAACATCGACAGCCTGCAACGGCTCGCACAGTCCATCCAGGCGCAGATCGTGCGCAAGTGCGGCACGAAGGTGTACTGGGGCGAATGGACCCGCGACGTGGCCGACGTGGCCCAGGCCCGAGCGGAGGCCATCGCGCCGATCAAATAGATAAGAACCGCGAAACGCGGCGGCATGGCACGGTACAGCGTCTTCAGCTCGCCTGGGCCGAAATCCACGAATTGGAAGCGGACGGCGGGCTTGCGGACTTGGATGTGGACGGGGTTCGAAGTGAGCAGCGTCGTGCCGTCTTGGTCCAATTCCCGCTCGCACGCGTCTCTGAAGATCTCGCGCAGCAGCACATACGCCTTGTGCTTGACGGAAGCCCCCTCGCCGGCCTTGCCCACCCTCATGGAGTCGGCCCACCTCTCGACGTCCCGTGGGCCGATGCTTCCCATCGACTTGTCGCCTAGGACGGGCAACAGATAATCGTCCAAGTATTGCAGGTACTTCTCGCGCGTGGTCGGCGCTATCCGCTGTCCGTTCGGTTTTCTGCGATTCTGTACAAAGTCGAGCGCATACTCGCGGAACGTTATGGTCGAACTTAGTTCCTTGGTCTTCTCGATTCGGGGCGGTTCCCAGCTTCCCAGCTTGATGAGCCGTTCCTGTTCCGCCAGCCATGCCTCGGCCATCGCGGTATAGTCCGCATCGAAATTCTTCGTATAGTGCCTCGGCAGGTCAGGCCACTTGGAATAGGCCCATGCCGGTGGCTGATAGCGGGCCTGCACGTACTTATGCCCGTCACGTGCGGAACGCACCAGAATCGAACCGAATTTTCGCCTTCCGCTCATCGGATCGTCCTTCCAGGAAGCATAGGCATGGCTGCCGAAGCGGACACATTCACGCCACCGCACTTTCGCGAACTTGAAAAATGTAAGGAATCCCAATGATTCCAACGGTTGGGAAGGATTTTGGAAGGTGCTCTTCCCTCTAGAGAGAGGAACAAGTGTAAAAGTGTAAGCAAAAACGTTGGAATTCCAATGTTTGTTACTCTTTTCAGCATGTAAAAAGAGTAAACAAGTGTAAATAAGTGTAAACATGAAGCATCACGTTCTCCAACGAAGATGTGGATGCGGGAGGCGTCAGATGCACATGTCCCCGGACTGGGATGAGAGAACATGCCGGAGTTCCTTTCGACGATAGAGTGACACACCGATTTGGTCCGTCATGTGTGTCACCTAATGTGTCATCGATATCGGCGTATCCAACGTCATTCGAAGGCATCACACGGCAAAACGGCATATGGGCCAAACTGGTTGGAATCGCTGAAAAGAAGCCATTTCCAGGCATGAAAAAGGGCTTTCAGATTGCTCTGAAAGCCCTACCGGCGGAGAATACGAGATTCGAACTCGTGAGGCTGTTACACCAACACGCTTTCCAAGCGTGCGCCATAGACCACTAGGCGAATTCTCCAATTATGCAACGCTCTGCAATGGTCACCTGCAAAACGCAACTTGATTAGGATACAACGCATTGTCTCAACCTCAAAATCGGCGTGTCGCGCCGCGTGGAGGGTGAACAGTCAAGCAGGATAACGCGACTTGCTGGCAACTTCGGCATCGCACCAATCAGGCATGAAGAGGCTCAACGCCGTACAGACATCCTACAGACAGGCCCATAGCCCCGAACATAGGAAATTCAGCGTATACAGGCCCTCAGACGGCCGATAATGCCCAACATGAGGAAGAAGGCGTCCGATGTCGACTTACGCCTGAGATAACTGAACAATGATGCTACGGGGACGACCGTCGGCAGATAGCCGATAGCCAGACATTGGATTTGTGGACGCGCCGACGTGGAATTCCTGCCTGGGCCTCGGGAAAGCACAATCAGACCGCGTTGTGATAAAAGCCGCAGAAGACCCCGATGACCGACGACAGGAGAACGCGAAAAAGAATCTTCCCGGGGCGGCCAGTCCGTCCAAGGGGATCCCGTCAGGAACGGGATAAAAAAGGTGGGGTTTCCCGGAGCGTCGGCTCCACGGGAAACCCCGACAAGAACGTTTGCGGCGGCGTGTTACTCTCCCACACCCTGCCGGGTGCAGTACCATCACCGTGCCAGGCCTTAGCTTCCGGGTTCGGAAAGGGACCGGGCGTCACACCTGGGCCATGGCCACCGCAAAAACCACCATCAACGGCCCGGACCCCCAAACGGGGACCCCGACCGGCCAAAAGGAAAACCACCCACGCGCCGCCACCGGCGCGTGCCGTGACGGTCCGGGAACCGGACAGCGGACGCGAACACCGTTTCGTGACCACAGGAACAACGCTCCTTGTCGCCAACAATCCCGCAGCAGCAAAGACGCGGACCCACCCCCACACAAGAGGGGAATGGGCTGCTATGTCGCCGTCGCCCGTTAGTACCGGTCGGCTCCACCCCTCGCGGGGCTTCCACCTCCGGCCTATCAAACACGTGTTCCACATGCGGGCTTCAGGACCCCGAAGGGCCCAAGGAATCCTAATCTCGGAGCAGGCTTCCCGCTTAGATGCTTTCAGCGGTTATCCCTCCCGAACGTAGCCAACCGGCCGTGCCGCTGGCGCGACAACCGGCATACCAGAGGTTCGTCCACCCAGGTCCTCTCGTACTATGGGCAGGCCTCCCCAGGATTCCAACGAGCGCAGAGGATAGAGACCAAACTGTCTCACGACGTTCTGAACCCAGCTCGCGTGCCGCTTTAATCGGCGAACAGCCGAACCCTTGGGACCTGCTCCAGCCCCAGGATGCGACGAGCCGACATCGAGGTGCCAAACCATCCCGTCGATATGGACTCTTGGGAATGATCAGCCTGTTATCCCCGGGGTACCTTTTATCCGTTGAGCGATGCCGCGCCCGTGCGCCGGCACCGGATCACTATCTCCGACTTTCGTCCCTGCTCGGACCGCCGTCCTCGCAGTCAAGCCCGCTTGTGCGATTGCACTCGACACCCGATTGCCAACCGGGCTGAGCGGACCTTTGAGCGCCTCCGTTACTCTTTGGGAGGCAACCGCCCCAGTTAAACTACCCGCCAGGCACTGTCCCTGAACGGGATGACCGTTCGAGGTGAGACGTCAAACGAGAACAGAGCGGTATTTCACCTTGCGGCTCCGCGCGGGCTGGCGCCCGCGCCTCGAAGCCTCCCGCCTATGCTACACAATCCGCGACTGACGCCAATACCAAGGTATAGTAAAGGTCCCGGGGTCTTTTCGTCCTTCTGCGCTTAACGAGCATCTTTACTCGTACTGCAATTTCGCCGAGCTCCTGGTCGAGACAGCGGGGAAGTCGTTACGCCATTCGTGCAGGTCGGAACTTACCCGACAAGGAATTTCGCTACCTTAGGATGGTTATAGTTACCACCGCCGTTTACCGGGGCTTGAATTCACCGCTTCACCCCCGAAGGGGCTGACGGATCCTCTTAACCTTCCGGCACCGGGCAGGCGTCAGTGCATATACAGCGGCTTACGCCTTCGCATGCACCTGTGTTTTTGGTAAACAGTCGCTACCCCCTGGTCTGTGCCACCCCCACACGCTCCCGGAGCATGTCCGTTCACCCGCGGGGGTCTCCCTTATGCCGAAGGCACGGGAGCGGTTTGCCGAGTTCCTTGACCAGGATTCGCTCGATCGCCTTGGTATTCTCTACCTGACCACCAGTGTCGGTTTGGGGTACGGGCGGCAACGCGCCTGACGCCGGGGCTTTTCTCGACGGCCTGGACCACCGGATATCGAGCCGAAACGGCTCCCATCATCGCACCTCGCCATACACGCCGCACGGATTTGCCTATGCGACTGGCTGCGTGCTTGACCACGGAAAACCACCTCCGCGGCCGGCTCCCATTCCGTGTCACCCCTGCGCTCACCTACCACGGCTACGCTCCCAACGCCACGCGCCGGACCCCACCCGAAGGAGGGGAACGGCCCGCGACGGAGGTTAGTACTCACCGCCTCGGTCCTGTCGGTTCGCTGCCGGTACGGGAATATCCACCCGTTCATCCATTCGACTACGCCTGTCGGCCTCGCCTTAGGACCCGACTCACCCGGGGACGACGAACGTGGCCCCGGAACCCTTGGTCATCCGGCGGACGGGATCCTCACCCGTCTCTCGCTACTCATGTCTGCATTCTCACTCCCGCAAAGTCCACGGCCGGCTCACGCCGCCGCTTCGCCCCTTGCAGGACGCTCTCCTACCCGGCGCGCATACACGCGCCGCCGCGTCTTCGGTGGTGTGCTTGAGCCCCGCTACATTGTCGGCGCGGGACCACTAGACCAGTGAGCTGTTACGCACTCTTTCAAGGATGGCTGCTTCTGAGCCAACCTCCTGGCTGTCTATGCGGCCCCACATCCTTTCCCACTTAGCACACGCTTGGGGACCTTGGACGACGGTCTGGGCTGTCTCCCTCTCGACGACGGAGCTTATCCCCCGCCGACTCACTGCCGGCATACACATCAACGGTATTCGGAGTTCGGCTGCTGTTGGTACCCCACAAGGGCCCGCAAGCATCCGGTAGCTCTACCCCCGCGATGCAATAAGCCGACGCTGCACCTAAATGCATTTCGGAGAGAACCAGCTATCACGGAATTTGATTGGCCTTTCACCCCTAGCCCCAGGTCATCCCCCCGGTTTTCAACCCAGGTGGGTTCGGTCCTCCACGCGGTCTTACCCGCGCTTCAACCTGCCCAGGGCTAGATCATCCCGCTTCGGGTCCAGGACACGCGACTCTAAAACGCCCTGTTCGGACTCGCCTTCGCTACGGCTGCCCCACGACGGGTTAGCCTCGCCACGCATCACTGACTCGCAGACTCATTTTTCGATAGGCACGCCGTCACCCCGCAAGGAGGCTCCGACGGATCGTAGGCGCACGGTTTCAGGAACTCTTTCACTCCCCTCCCGGGGTGCTTTTCACCTTTCCCTCACGGTACTGGTACGCTATCGGTCAGACAGGTATGCTTAGACTTACACCACGGTCGGTGCGGATTCACGCGGGATTCCACGAGGCCCGCGCTACTTGGGACACGCGATCGGAAGACGGCAAGCGTCCAGGTACGGGGCTGGCACCCTCTGCGGCCAGGCCTTCAAGCCTGTTCCCCTGGCAAGCCGTTTTATGACTCCCGCCCGGTCCGTCGGAACCGGGACACGCGCTCCCTCAACACCGCGCACGCAACCCCCGACGGGTATCACGCGCACGCGGTTTGGTCTGATCCGCTTTCGCTCGCCACTACTCACGGAGTATCCCTTCCTGCAGGTACTGAGATGTTTCACTTCCCTGCGTACCCCCCGCAGAAGCCTGCGGTGCCGGCCCATGACGGCCGGCGGGTTGCCCCATTCGGAAATCCTCGGATCGAAGCCATGCTGGAGGCTCCCCGAGGCTTATCGCATCCTCAAACGTCCTTCGTCGGTACTGTCTGCCAAGGCATCCACCATGCGCCCTTGCGGGCGACACAGCCAACGGCCGTGCCATCCCGCGGCTTTCCTGATAGCAAGATTGCCAGACGACAAATCATCGCACTGTTCAAATGATCACAAAACGATCGATCTCGAAACCAAACTCAAAAAGAAGAGTTTGGCGAAATCGCGATAAGCAAAGGGAAACACCATGTTTCCCTTGCTCGCGTCCACTATCCAGTTC encodes:
- a CDS encoding sigma factor-like helix-turn-helix DNA-binding protein, whose protein sequence is MRSKENGTLNESDLFGDANSDLMSNLKKITDWKKTHGKGNEGPFLVLYDSKMPIDIKQAVNRLNAFTYDNLPMDEIGFSTELFESLEDLDDYIPIEDGDSDEDEEPIQLDNFPLALSSAICDLDEREYKIFNERFLMEEPRSFKAIGGDLGITRERIRQIEKNLRDRMQPVFDEFSIDEKLSSLFTNDKKFIRSSRLDTVFPEFEKYLPNSTTPVKWVLRNYCRFTYEEKDGWLATPSILEAKRLFKDKLGRQASRHGVLNKDVLPAFETYDNELADIIDWAKYCGITFYKDHLILCSNIGEYAEAVLEIENQPMSTEELQAIVDPNTSAKGFRQKLYKSRSVIRTDVRMWGLRDWGLDEYNSIEQTITDMLNAHDGSMQYDALIDELLDRYSVSKSSLWAKLNEGPFSVRENVVSLGRPSDGAKSSVDPYSTAKLFRLDKGWAFRFTVTQRLKGGSGFYATKAIANILHMKSGDVKHLSSPIGLQRIAWTSSVITIGTIRRFIVEGVVNVGQEAFCLFNDDESFSIIPMRAVGKSDIRGALALACLPATDDVDLARHYLASAIGLPSNATFRDLIQKYKERGDSDISQCLATYSE
- a CDS encoding restriction endonuclease; this encodes MAVSVDEVFDRIIEESVDKRQQGTKWERAVQWFLTQDPAWKDQFDHVWMWDDAPTNPDRQDTGIDLVAQDMDGEYWAIQAKCYSNTLSDKDVSTFFMASMADTRYRHFIIADTAPAVSHNLETYITDHKDRDITRIDLEWIRNANIDWSPFTGDAADTRKVFEPRDYQREAIDAIKTELKDHDRALAVMACGTGKTLTSLRLSEELCPGGTVLFLAPSISLVSQTMRGWVDQVRGRINPYVVCSDGKASKLKNDESYGQLSDIPYPATTNADTIASRFHKRDDALNVVFSTYQSIDVVARAQQLGLPDFDLIVCDEAHRTTGVVNGEGAFQKVHDNDFIHAAKRVYMTATPRIYDTSAKKKADVMGAVAIASIDDEKTYGRLCYTLGFGKAVEKGILTDYKIVVMNVGEDMLPATMQQHLDSAVEIKMDDQAKFIGIWKALFDRTHASGLKAVGRHAQVDMGDAKRLLRHAIAFASSIKASKQLSSEFQNVINAYTVALGEENKEERDALMDAAGNITFDVDHVDGGMDALTRADKLARLADDDGACHILSNARCLAEGIDVPALDAIIYLSSRKSRTDIIQSVGRVMRKAPGKEYGYIILPIFVPKGTGPRRVVGEQSGIPGRLAGRQRAARPRRTPRGEDQRRRPGRHRRAEPYRRGRDPRRQPRQRAQEEDAQAAYRRRRGPHGFRFR